In a single window of the Amycolatopsis sp. cg5 genome:
- a CDS encoding protein kinase family protein has translation MDTRRSEQAGAPNPAGVRAQGGSLAPGRVVGDGRYRLLAQFGIDERAGAHLWRARDGQLRRDVALTLLVGDPADAEAARLARRTLDRAAHGAKFGHGGVARVLDVLSLGSGITSTEGLLGVVVAEWTKGSDLVDLVAERPVAPAAAARMVQQLAEAVERAHQNGLVLGLDHPQRLRLTPDGALKLAFPGPLPDATLRDDVKALGAVLYLLLTGRWALPGGPAAIPAAPQGPGGRLVPPRSLVPSVPVELSALAVRTIEDGGHGGIRTSAAILSVLGQVAEAEERTQLMKAIGATEEGQPESDGTIWTTKKPVKDAARRKKLALGVTVLVVAVVGILAWLGMLAISLFQSDPDATGPKVNVAAPSASSTPPPDGGQQPAPPPAQPGGVGPAADPAAVNVYNPEGAGDNPGRAKNAADGDPGTMWRTEQYKQQFPAVKPGVGLVFTFKDPIKLAQVKITSDKPGTKVKILSADSKDAGLDETKELAAADVGEGESTISLPTPTDGKFFIVWITQLADIDNGKHMTQLGEVSFLPAA, from the coding sequence GTGGATACGAGACGGAGCGAGCAGGCGGGCGCGCCCAATCCTGCGGGCGTTCGCGCGCAGGGTGGTTCGCTGGCGCCTGGCCGGGTGGTCGGTGACGGCCGGTACCGGCTGCTCGCGCAGTTCGGCATCGATGAGCGGGCAGGCGCGCACCTGTGGCGTGCCCGCGACGGCCAGCTGCGCCGGGATGTCGCACTGACCTTGCTGGTGGGCGACCCGGCGGACGCCGAGGCGGCCCGCCTGGCCCGTCGTACCCTCGACCGCGCCGCGCACGGCGCCAAGTTCGGGCACGGCGGTGTCGCCCGCGTGCTCGACGTGCTCAGTCTCGGCAGCGGCATCACGTCCACCGAGGGACTCCTCGGCGTCGTGGTCGCCGAGTGGACCAAGGGCAGCGACCTGGTCGACCTCGTCGCCGAACGCCCGGTCGCGCCCGCCGCGGCCGCGCGCATGGTCCAGCAGCTCGCCGAGGCGGTCGAGCGCGCGCACCAGAACGGCCTCGTGCTCGGTCTCGATCACCCGCAACGACTTCGGCTGACGCCGGACGGCGCGCTGAAGCTCGCCTTCCCCGGCCCGCTGCCGGACGCGACACTGCGTGACGACGTCAAGGCGCTCGGCGCGGTGCTGTACCTGCTGCTGACCGGCCGCTGGGCGCTGCCCGGCGGCCCGGCCGCCATCCCCGCCGCGCCGCAAGGCCCGGGAGGCAGGCTCGTGCCGCCTCGTTCGCTGGTGCCTTCGGTGCCGGTCGAGCTGTCGGCGCTGGCCGTGCGCACCATCGAGGACGGCGGCCACGGCGGCATCCGCACCAGCGCGGCCATCCTCAGCGTGCTCGGCCAGGTCGCCGAGGCCGAGGAACGCACCCAGCTGATGAAGGCGATCGGCGCCACCGAAGAGGGTCAGCCCGAGTCGGACGGCACCATCTGGACCACGAAGAAGCCGGTCAAGGACGCGGCGCGGCGCAAGAAGCTGGCGCTCGGCGTGACCGTGCTGGTCGTCGCCGTGGTCGGCATCCTGGCCTGGCTCGGCATGCTGGCGATCAGCCTGTTCCAGTCCGACCCGGACGCCACCGGCCCCAAGGTCAACGTCGCGGCGCCGTCGGCTTCCTCGACGCCGCCGCCCGACGGCGGGCAGCAGCCCGCGCCGCCGCCGGCGCAGCCAGGCGGTGTCGGACCGGCCGCCGACCCGGCCGCGGTGAACGTCTACAACCCCGAGGGCGCTGGCGACAACCCCGGCCGCGCCAAGAACGCGGCCGACGGCGACCCCGGCACGATGTGGCGCACCGAGCAGTACAAGCAGCAGTTCCCGGCGGTGAAGCCGGGCGTCGGCCTGGTCTTCACCTTCAAGGACCCGATCAAGCTGGCCCAGGTCAAGATCACTTCGGACAAGCCGGGCACCAAGGTCAAGATCCTCTCGGCCGACTCGAAGGACGCCGGGCTCGACGAGACCAAGGAGCTCGCCGCGGCGGACGTCGGCGAGGGCGAGTCGACGATCAGCCTGCCGACGCCGACCGACGGGAAGTTCTTCATCGTCTGGATCACCCAGCTGGCCGATATCGACAACGGAAAGCACATGACCCAGTTGGGTGAAGTGAGCTTCTTACCTGCTGCTTGA
- the sigM gene encoding RNA polymerase sigma factor SigM, which yields MTAAIPTDADLIQAHAAGDPHAFSELVRRHRDRMWAVALRTVRDPEEAADALQDAFISAFRAAGNFRAESQVTTWLHRIVVNACLDRIRRRQARPTVPMPESGEFNEPAAPGDSMSERETKLLIKDALDTLPEDQRAPIVLVDVEGYSVADTAKLLGIAEGTVKSRCARGRAKLAKVLGHLRNPDADGCVPTHESKREGR from the coding sequence GTGACCGCAGCCATACCCACGGATGCGGATCTCATACAGGCGCACGCCGCCGGGGATCCGCATGCGTTCAGCGAACTGGTCCGGCGGCATCGCGACCGAATGTGGGCGGTAGCGCTCCGCACCGTGCGTGATCCCGAAGAAGCCGCCGACGCGTTGCAGGACGCCTTCATCTCGGCGTTCAGAGCGGCGGGCAACTTCCGCGCCGAATCCCAGGTCACCACCTGGCTGCACCGCATCGTGGTGAACGCCTGCCTGGACCGGATCCGCCGCCGCCAGGCGCGGCCCACGGTCCCGATGCCGGAGTCGGGCGAGTTCAACGAGCCCGCCGCGCCGGGTGACTCGATGTCCGAACGCGAGACCAAGCTGCTGATCAAGGACGCGCTCGACACGCTTCCCGAGGATCAGCGCGCGCCGATCGTGCTCGTCGACGTCGAGGGCTACTCCGTCGCCGACACCGCGAAGCTGCTGGGTATCGCCGAAGGCACGGTCAAGAGCCGGTGCGCGCGTGGCCGCGCCAAGCTCGCCAAGGTTCTCGGTCATCTGCGGAACCCCGATGCAGATGGATGCGTCCCAACTCACGAAAGCAAACGGGAGGGACGATGA
- the trxB gene encoding thioredoxin-disulfide reductase, with the protein MAAEEIRNLIIVGSGPAGYTAAVYAARAQLEPLVFEGTQFGGALMTTTEVENFPGFREGIQGPDLMEEMRKQAERFGAELRAEDVEALELTGDVKYVTANGVRYAARAVVLAMGAAARYFYVPGEQELLGRGVSSCATCDGFFFRDHDIVVAGGGDSAMEEATFLTKFAKSVTIVHRRDEFRASKIMLERARANEKIKWKLNSQVTEVVGDGKVQGLKLKDTVTGEESTLEATGFFVAIGHDPRSQLVRGQVDVDDQGYVITKSPSTYTNIDGVFAAGDLVDHTYRQAITAAGSGCAAAIDAERWLAEHGTEGAHEAPELVGGGYGAASAN; encoded by the coding sequence GTGGCTGCCGAGGAAATCAGGAACCTGATCATCGTCGGATCCGGTCCTGCGGGTTACACCGCCGCCGTGTACGCGGCGCGGGCGCAGCTCGAACCGCTGGTGTTCGAGGGCACCCAGTTCGGTGGCGCGCTGATGACGACGACGGAGGTCGAGAACTTCCCCGGCTTCCGTGAGGGCATCCAGGGCCCGGATCTCATGGAGGAGATGCGCAAGCAGGCCGAGCGCTTCGGCGCCGAGCTGCGCGCGGAGGACGTCGAGGCGCTGGAGCTGACCGGGGACGTCAAGTACGTCACCGCGAACGGTGTCCGGTACGCCGCGCGTGCGGTCGTGCTCGCGATGGGCGCCGCGGCCCGCTACTTCTACGTGCCCGGTGAGCAGGAGCTGCTCGGGCGCGGCGTGTCCTCGTGTGCGACCTGTGACGGCTTCTTCTTCCGCGACCACGACATCGTGGTCGCCGGTGGCGGCGACTCGGCGATGGAGGAAGCGACCTTCCTGACCAAGTTCGCGAAGTCGGTCACGATCGTCCACCGGCGCGACGAGTTCCGCGCGTCGAAGATCATGCTCGAGCGCGCCCGCGCGAACGAGAAGATCAAGTGGAAGCTGAACTCGCAGGTCACCGAGGTGGTCGGCGACGGCAAGGTGCAGGGCCTGAAGCTGAAGGACACGGTCACCGGCGAGGAGTCGACGCTCGAGGCCACCGGCTTCTTCGTGGCGATCGGGCACGACCCGCGCAGCCAGCTGGTGCGCGGCCAGGTCGACGTCGACGACCAGGGCTACGTCATCACCAAGTCGCCCAGCACCTACACGAACATCGACGGCGTCTTCGCGGCAGGCGACCTGGTCGACCACACCTACCGCCAGGCCATCACCGCAGCGGGCTCAGGCTGCGCCGCCGCGATCGACGCGGAACGCTGGCTCGCCGAGCACGGCACGGAAGGTGCGCACGAAGCACCCGAACTCGTCGGCGGCGGCTACGGCGCCGCGTCCGCCAACTGA
- the trxA gene encoding thioredoxin: MSETVKVTDSSFVDDVLTSEKPVLVDFWATWCGPCKMVAPVLDEIAAEHGEKLTIAKLDIDANPNTARDYQVMSIPTLILFQGGKPVKTIVGAKPKPALLKDLSDVL; encoded by the coding sequence ATGTCCGAAACCGTCAAGGTGACCGACTCGTCGTTCGTCGACGATGTCCTGACCAGTGAGAAGCCGGTCCTCGTCGACTTCTGGGCCACCTGGTGCGGCCCGTGCAAGATGGTCGCGCCCGTGCTGGACGAGATCGCGGCCGAGCACGGCGAGAAGCTGACCATCGCCAAGCTCGACATCGACGCCAACCCGAACACGGCGCGTGACTACCAGGTCATGTCGATCCCGACGCTCATCCTGTTCCAGGGTGGGAAGCCGGTGAAGACGATCGTCGGAGCGAAGCCGAAGCCCGCTCTGCTGAAGGATCTGTCTGACGTGCTCTGA
- a CDS encoding N-acetylmuramoyl-L-alanine amidase, producing MRVLRRGDAGPDVAEIRSVLVGLTLLPPVNSDVFDVPVEQAIRAFQQRRGLITDGVVGPATYRALRGASFHLGSRPLAYLISSPVHGDDVFALQERLTELGFDAGRPDGAFGPQTERALKDFQRNFGLVADGICGPSTVRNLNQLSPRVRGGRPVFLREQEQVRRAGPRLRGKRIVIDPGHGGQDLGVAASGLREADIAWDLARRLEGRMKATGMEALISRGPNHSPSEAERAQFANDAGADLFLSLHSDGNRSPKAQGVASFHFGTGNGTTSTVGELLAGFIQRELAARTGLLDCRTHYKTWEIFTRTRCPAVRVEIGYLTNPEDSRKLADPAFRDLVAEGILVAVKRLYLLGEGDQPTGTFTFADVLAHELAKS from the coding sequence ATGCGGGTACTCCGCCGCGGTGACGCCGGACCCGACGTCGCCGAGATCAGGTCCGTCCTGGTCGGCCTGACCCTGCTTCCCCCGGTGAACTCGGATGTCTTCGATGTTCCGGTGGAGCAGGCCATCCGTGCCTTCCAGCAGCGTCGCGGCCTGATCACCGATGGGGTGGTGGGTCCGGCGACCTACCGCGCACTCCGGGGCGCCAGCTTCCACCTGGGCAGCAGGCCGCTCGCGTACCTGATCTCGTCCCCGGTGCACGGCGACGACGTCTTCGCGCTGCAGGAGCGCCTCACCGAGCTCGGCTTCGACGCCGGACGGCCCGATGGCGCCTTCGGCCCGCAGACCGAGCGCGCGCTCAAGGACTTCCAGCGCAACTTCGGCCTCGTCGCGGACGGCATCTGCGGCCCGTCGACGGTCCGCAACCTGAACCAGCTCTCCCCGCGCGTGCGCGGCGGCCGCCCGGTGTTCCTGCGCGAGCAGGAGCAGGTCCGGCGCGCCGGCCCGCGGCTGCGCGGCAAGCGCATCGTCATCGACCCCGGCCATGGCGGCCAGGACCTCGGTGTCGCCGCCAGCGGCCTGCGTGAGGCCGACATCGCCTGGGACCTCGCCCGTCGCCTGGAAGGCCGGATGAAGGCTACCGGCATGGAGGCGCTGATCTCGCGCGGCCCGAACCACAGCCCGTCCGAGGCCGAGCGCGCCCAGTTCGCCAACGACGCGGGCGCGGACCTGTTCCTGTCGCTGCACAGCGACGGCAACCGCTCCCCGAAGGCGCAGGGCGTCGCCAGCTTCCACTTCGGCACCGGCAACGGCACCACGTCGACCGTGGGTGAGCTGCTCGCCGGCTTCATCCAGCGTGAGCTCGCGGCCCGCACCGGCCTGCTGGACTGCCGCACGCACTACAAGACCTGGGAGATCTTCACCCGCACCCGCTGCCCAGCGGTCCGGGTCGAGATCGGCTACCTGACCAACCCCGAGGACAGCCGCAAGCTCGCCGACCCGGCCTTCCGCGACCTAGTCGCCGAAGGAATCCTGGTCGCCGTCAAGCGCCTGTACCTGCTGGGCGAGGGCGACCAGCCGACCGGCACCTTCACCTTCGCCGACGTCTTGGCCCACGAGCTCGCCAAGAGCTGA
- a CDS encoding GNAT family N-acetyltransferase — MSRRVVGVTLDNLEQLPKRCRRCVYWEVAPHLKAQAEEYGDTEFAKEAWVSSVLLEWGSCGRIVYSDTLPVGFVFYAPPNAVPRALAFPTSPPSTDAVLLTAFQVLPEFRGGGLGRMLVQAVAKDLTRRGVKAIEAFGDAQPSEDELGEHSCVVPASFLQSVGFKTVRPHPKWPRLRLELRSAISWKEDVEAALERLLGQVTITTAEPSLGRA, encoded by the coding sequence GTGTCGCGACGCGTCGTGGGCGTCACGCTGGACAACCTGGAGCAGTTGCCGAAACGCTGCCGCAGGTGCGTCTACTGGGAGGTCGCGCCCCACCTCAAGGCACAGGCCGAGGAATACGGCGACACCGAATTCGCGAAGGAAGCCTGGGTTTCGAGCGTGCTGCTCGAATGGGGCTCCTGCGGCCGCATCGTCTACAGCGACACGCTCCCGGTCGGCTTCGTCTTCTACGCGCCCCCGAACGCCGTCCCCCGCGCGCTGGCCTTCCCCACCTCGCCGCCCAGCACGGACGCCGTGCTGCTCACGGCCTTCCAGGTGCTCCCGGAGTTCCGCGGTGGCGGGCTCGGCCGCATGCTCGTCCAGGCCGTCGCCAAGGACCTCACGCGCCGCGGTGTGAAGGCCATCGAGGCCTTCGGAGACGCCCAGCCGTCCGAGGACGAGCTCGGCGAGCACAGCTGTGTGGTGCCCGCCTCGTTCCTGCAGTCGGTCGGCTTCAAGACCGTCCGCCCGCACCCCAAGTGGCCCCGGCTCCGTCTCGAACTGCGTTCGGCGATCTCCTGGAAGGAAGACGTCGAGGCCGCGCTCGAGCGCCTGCTCGGTCAGGTCACCATCACGACGGCGGAACCGAGTCTCGGCCGCGCCTGA
- a CDS encoding PLP-dependent aminotransferase family protein: MTENHPVKPQAGHTNLDPHLDRYAARTAGMTASEIRALFAVASRPEVVSLAGGMPNLAALPLNSLSTQVSEIITEEGLVALQYGSAHGIPTLRDQICEIMALEGISAHPDDIVVTVGSQMGLDMVTRIFCDPGDVVIAEGPSYVGALGSFTAYQAKVIHVAMDEHGLVPETLREALAQAKKNKLRVKFLYTIPNFHNPAGVTLAVERRAEILEICREYGILVVEDNPYGLLGFNGQVYPALRSTDPDNVVYLGSFSKTFASGLRVGWVLAPHAVREKLVLAAESATLCPPTLNQIIVSRYLSTHDWKGQIKNFQENYRERRDAILSALDNYMPPGCSWTKPDGGFYVWMTVPEGVDTKAMLPRAVTARVAYASGTGFYADGFGSRQLRLSYCYPTPERITEGVRRLASVLEAEMDLVRTFGSVTPRSISGPESPSPDTA; the protein is encoded by the coding sequence ATGACTGAGAACCACCCAGTCAAGCCGCAAGCCGGCCACACCAACCTCGACCCCCACCTCGACCGGTACGCCGCGCGCACCGCCGGGATGACGGCGTCGGAGATCCGAGCGCTGTTCGCGGTCGCCAGCCGCCCCGAGGTCGTCTCGCTGGCAGGCGGCATGCCGAACCTCGCCGCGCTGCCGTTGAACTCGCTGTCCACGCAGGTCTCGGAGATCATCACCGAGGAGGGCCTGGTCGCGCTGCAGTACGGCTCCGCGCACGGCATTCCGACGCTGCGTGACCAGATCTGCGAGATCATGGCGCTCGAGGGCATCTCGGCCCACCCTGACGACATCGTGGTGACCGTCGGCTCGCAGATGGGCCTCGACATGGTCACCCGCATCTTCTGCGACCCCGGCGACGTCGTCATCGCCGAAGGACCGTCCTACGTCGGCGCGCTGGGCTCGTTCACCGCGTACCAGGCGAAGGTCATCCACGTGGCGATGGACGAGCACGGTCTCGTTCCCGAGACGCTGCGCGAGGCGCTCGCCCAGGCGAAGAAGAACAAGCTGCGGGTCAAGTTCCTCTACACGATCCCGAACTTCCACAACCCCGCCGGCGTCACCCTCGCCGTCGAGCGCCGCGCCGAGATCCTGGAGATCTGCCGCGAGTACGGCATCCTCGTCGTCGAGGACAACCCGTACGGGCTGCTCGGGTTCAACGGCCAGGTCTACCCGGCGCTGCGGTCCACCGACCCGGACAACGTGGTCTACCTCGGCTCGTTCTCGAAGACGTTCGCCTCGGGTCTGCGCGTCGGCTGGGTGCTGGCGCCGCACGCGGTGCGCGAGAAGCTGGTGCTGGCCGCCGAGTCCGCGACGCTGTGCCCGCCGACGCTCAACCAGATCATCGTGTCGCGCTACCTGTCGACGCATGACTGGAAGGGTCAGATCAAGAACTTCCAGGAGAACTACCGCGAGAGACGCGACGCGATCCTCAGCGCGCTGGACAACTACATGCCGCCCGGCTGCAGCTGGACGAAGCCGGACGGTGGCTTCTACGTCTGGATGACCGTGCCGGAAGGCGTGGACACCAAGGCGATGCTGCCGCGCGCGGTCACCGCCAGGGTGGCGTACGCGTCCGGCACCGGCTTCTACGCCGATGGTTTCGGCAGCAGGCAACTGCGGCTTTCCTATTGCTACCCCACGCCGGAGCGGATCACCGAAGGCGTGCGGCGGCTGGCTTCCGTGCTCGAAGCCGAGATGGATCTGGTGCGTACCTTCGGTAGCGTGACGCCCAGGTCGATCAGCGGTCCCGAATCACCTTCCCCTGACACGGCCTAG
- a CDS encoding D-alanine--D-alanine ligase — MANRTVAVLAGGLSHERDVSLRSGRRLSAALRAEGLTVEEWDTDAELLSRLRKEKPGAVVVALHGGEGENGSVQTILEMFDVPFVGTSSDGCRRAWDKPTAKALLRKAGFSTPDWVVLPSSTFRELGAQAVLDAMVERLGLPLILKPDQGGSALGTQVVREASELPAAMVGCFAYGDTVLAERFVDGVEVAVTVVDRADGPEALPAVEIVPESGIYDYTARYTAGLTDFFAPARLSEETAKAVEELALAAHKILGLRDISRTDAVVAADGTVQFLEVNLSPGLTETSTVPMAVEASGNGLGSVFVELVGRAIERGN; from the coding sequence GTGGCCAATCGCACCGTAGCCGTGCTCGCTGGTGGCCTTTCCCACGAGCGCGACGTTTCGCTCCGCTCCGGGCGCAGGCTGTCGGCCGCGCTCCGCGCCGAGGGACTGACCGTGGAGGAGTGGGACACCGACGCCGAGCTGCTCTCCAGGCTGCGCAAGGAGAAGCCGGGCGCGGTCGTCGTCGCACTGCACGGCGGTGAGGGCGAAAACGGCTCCGTGCAGACGATCCTGGAGATGTTCGACGTCCCGTTCGTCGGCACCAGCTCCGACGGCTGCCGCCGGGCATGGGACAAGCCGACCGCGAAGGCGTTGCTGCGCAAGGCCGGCTTCTCGACGCCGGATTGGGTCGTGCTGCCGAGCAGCACCTTCCGCGAGCTCGGCGCGCAGGCCGTGCTCGACGCGATGGTCGAACGCCTCGGCCTCCCGCTGATCCTCAAGCCGGACCAGGGCGGCTCCGCGCTGGGCACCCAGGTCGTCCGCGAGGCGTCCGAACTGCCCGCCGCGATGGTCGGCTGCTTCGCGTACGGGGACACCGTCCTCGCCGAACGCTTCGTCGATGGCGTTGAGGTGGCCGTGACGGTCGTCGACCGGGCTGACGGACCCGAGGCACTGCCCGCGGTCGAGATCGTGCCGGAGAGCGGCATCTACGACTACACCGCTCGCTACACCGCCGGTCTCACCGACTTCTTCGCGCCCGCCCGGCTTTCCGAGGAGACCGCGAAGGCCGTCGAGGAGCTGGCGCTCGCCGCGCACAAGATCCTCGGCCTGCGTGACATCTCCCGTACCGACGCTGTGGTCGCCGCTGACGGCACCGTGCAGTTCCTCGAAGTCAACCTGTCGCCGGGACTCACCGAGACCTCCACCGTGCCGATGGCGGTCGAAGCCTCCGGCAACGGACTCGGGTCCGTCTTCGTCGAACTTGTCGGCCGGGCCATTGAGCGCGGCAACTGA
- a CDS encoding class I SAM-dependent methyltransferase, with protein MSAATEPPHLSKTRESYDTVAEDYVDIAVPRFHVEPLGRAMLSAFAELVDGPVADIGCGPGQVTAHLNELGLRAFGIDLSPKMVEIARRTYPDLRFEVGTMTALELPDGELGGIVAWWSIFHTPPDQLPTVFAEFHRTLAPGGHAVLGFHVGDEHLKPTRAYGHPVTYEAYRLPPDRVAELLGGAGFTVTARLSWEENRPQAVLLARKNERS; from the coding sequence TTGAGCGCGGCAACTGAGCCGCCGCATCTGAGCAAGACCCGCGAGTCGTACGACACGGTCGCGGAGGACTACGTCGACATCGCCGTGCCCAGGTTCCACGTGGAACCTTTGGGTCGCGCGATGCTGTCCGCGTTCGCGGAGCTCGTCGACGGACCCGTGGCCGACATCGGCTGCGGGCCGGGACAGGTCACCGCGCATCTGAACGAACTCGGCTTACGAGCGTTCGGAATCGACTTGTCGCCAAAGATGGTCGAGATCGCTCGGCGGACGTATCCGGACCTTCGCTTCGAAGTCGGCACGATGACCGCGCTCGAGCTACCCGATGGCGAACTCGGCGGCATCGTCGCGTGGTGGTCGATCTTCCACACTCCGCCGGACCAACTGCCGACGGTCTTCGCCGAGTTTCACCGGACGCTCGCGCCGGGCGGTCATGCCGTGCTCGGGTTCCACGTCGGCGACGAACATCTGAAGCCGACGCGCGCCTACGGACACCCGGTGACGTACGAGGCGTATCGCTTGCCACCCGATCGCGTCGCCGAACTTCTGGGCGGTGCCGGATTCACCGTCACCGCTCGGCTCTCGTGGGAAGAGAACCGGCCGCAAGCCGTCTTGCTCGCCCGGAAAAACGAGCGATCCTAG
- a CDS encoding ParB/RepB/Spo0J family partition protein, protein MTERRGGLGRGLAALIPTGPAPGAPPAAGGNGVASEAVLREADKTRAAANAGTNGGGEVAGAVYREIPLSSIKPNPKQPRQVFDEEALAELEHSIREFGLMQPIVVRELPGEEYELVMGERRMRASQQAELEFIPAIVRQTADESMLRDALLENIHRVQLNPLEEAAAYQQLLDEFAVTHEELASRIGRSRPVITNTIRLLKLPLPVQRRVAAGVLSAGHARALLSLEDAGSQEELAARIVAEGMSVRATEEAVTLKKSEKPAKPKPAPRKPMLAPGLQDLADRLSDTFDTRVKVDLGRRKGRIVLEFGSVDDLERIVSIMDGKGTIQTPKTD, encoded by the coding sequence GTGACCGAACGCAGGGGAGGTCTCGGCAGAGGACTCGCGGCGCTGATCCCGACGGGACCGGCGCCCGGCGCACCGCCCGCCGCGGGCGGCAACGGCGTCGCCTCCGAGGCGGTTCTCCGTGAAGCCGACAAGACGCGGGCGGCCGCCAACGCGGGCACCAACGGCGGCGGCGAAGTGGCGGGTGCGGTCTACCGCGAAATCCCGCTCAGCTCCATCAAGCCGAACCCGAAGCAGCCGCGCCAGGTCTTCGACGAGGAGGCGCTCGCCGAACTGGAGCACTCGATCCGCGAGTTCGGGCTCATGCAGCCCATCGTGGTCCGCGAGCTTCCCGGCGAGGAGTACGAGCTCGTCATGGGCGAGCGGCGCATGCGTGCGTCGCAGCAGGCGGAGCTCGAGTTCATCCCGGCGATCGTCCGGCAGACCGCCGACGAGTCGATGCTGCGCGACGCGCTGCTGGAGAACATCCACCGCGTCCAGCTGAACCCACTCGAAGAAGCGGCCGCGTATCAGCAGCTGCTCGACGAGTTCGCCGTCACGCACGAGGAGCTCGCCAGCCGGATCGGCCGCAGCCGCCCGGTCATCACGAATACGATCCGGCTGCTGAAGCTCCCCCTCCCCGTCCAGCGCCGCGTCGCCGCGGGCGTCCTGTCGGCCGGCCACGCGCGTGCGCTGCTCTCGCTGGAGGACGCCGGTAGTCAGGAAGAGCTCGCCGCGCGCATCGTCGCCGAGGGCATGTCGGTCCGCGCGACCGAAGAGGCGGTCACGCTCAAGAAGAGCGAGAAGCCGGCGAAGCCGAAGCCCGCTCCCCGCAAGCCGATGCTCGCGCCGGGGCTGCAGGACTTGGCCGATCGCCTCTCGGACACCTTCGACACTCGCGTGAAGGTCGACTTGGGTCGTCGCAAAGGCCGGATCGTGCTCGAATTCGGGTCGGTCGACGACCTCGAACGCATCGTCTCGATCATGGACGGAAAAGGGACAATTCAGACGCCGAAAACGGACTAG
- a CDS encoding ParA family protein codes for MNPPSSDSASTGHELGWTPIAEEAVRAASVLHPKANTLPRPDRRRVMTVANQKGGVGKTTSTVNLAAALAVHGLKTLVIDLDPQGNASTALDVEHRSGTPSIYEVLIGEVSLAEAAAVSEQSPNLYCVPATIDLAGAEIELVSMVSRESRLKEALSSEVLDEIGVDYVLIDCPPSLGLLTVNAMVAAQEVLIPIQCEYYALEGLGQLLSNIELVQKHLNPDLEVSTILLTMYDGRTKLADQVTQEVRNHFGDTVLKTVIPRSVKVSEAPGYGQTVLSYDPGSRGAMSYIDAAKELANRGTVNGKKEGTL; via the coding sequence GTGAATCCGCCGTCGTCAGACTCCGCGAGCACCGGCCACGAGTTGGGCTGGACGCCGATCGCCGAGGAAGCAGTGCGCGCCGCGAGCGTGCTCCACCCCAAGGCGAACACGCTCCCACGTCCCGACCGCCGCCGCGTCATGACGGTCGCCAACCAGAAGGGTGGCGTCGGCAAGACGACCAGCACGGTCAACCTGGCCGCCGCCCTCGCGGTGCATGGGCTCAAGACACTCGTGATCGACCTGGACCCCCAGGGGAACGCCAGCACGGCGCTCGACGTCGAGCACCGCTCCGGCACCCCCTCCATCTACGAGGTGCTCATCGGCGAGGTCTCCCTCGCTGAGGCTGCTGCGGTCAGCGAGCAGTCCCCCAACCTCTACTGCGTCCCCGCCACGATCGACCTCGCGGGCGCCGAGATCGAGCTCGTCTCGATGGTCTCCCGCGAGTCCCGGCTCAAGGAGGCGCTGTCGTCCGAGGTGCTCGACGAGATCGGCGTCGACTACGTCCTGATCGACTGCCCGCCCTCGCTCGGCCTGCTGACCGTCAACGCGATGGTCGCCGCCCAGGAGGTGCTCATCCCGATCCAGTGCGAGTACTACGCGCTGGAGGGTCTGGGGCAGCTGCTGAGCAACATCGAGCTCGTGCAGAAGCACCTCAACCCCGATCTCGAGGTCTCCACGATCCTGCTCACCATGTACGACGGCCGCACCAAGCTGGCCGACCAGGTGACGCAGGAGGTCCGGAACCACTTCGGCGACACGGTCCTCAAGACGGTCATCCCGCGCAGCGTGAAGGTCTCCGAGGCGCCTGGCTACGGCCAGACGGTCCTCTCCTACGACCCCGGCTCCCGTGGCGCCATGAGCTACATCGACGCCGCCAAGGAGCTGGCGAACCGCGGCACGGTGAACGGAAAGAAGGAGGGGACGTTGTGA